The following nucleotide sequence is from Sulfurovum sp. UBA12169.
ACCAATGAAATCCATTCTATCATCTGGTCTTTCTGTTATGCTTCGGGTATGGCTGTAGGGGGATTGACAACACACCTTATGGGGCACGACACAGCTTTTTTAATAGACGCCACACTCTATCTTTTTGCTATCTTTCTGCTTTCTGGACTCAAATTGTCTTTAATAAAAATCGTACACTTTGATTCAAATTGGACTATGTTCAAAAAAGGGTTTTACTATCTGATCACCCAAAAAAAAATTCTTCATCTCATCTTTCTCCATGCCTCTTTAGGACTGACAAGCTTTGATGCGCTTGTAACACTGCTGGCCGATCTAAGATACAAAGAGATTATTGCAGTTCCTCTTGCTATAGGATGGATCAATGCCACAAGAGCCGCGGCACTTATCGTAGGGCCTTTTTTTATCGGAAAATGGATCAGCAAAGACACTCTACACTATTTTTTTATCTTGCAAAGTTTAGGCATTATGCTTTGGGCATTGTTTGAATTTCACTTTTATCTTAGTCTTGCAGGCATGTTTGTTACAGGTTTTTTTACAACTACACTTTGGTCTTATACCTATCTTCTCATTCAAGAAGAAACAGAAAAACCTTTTTTGGGGCGCATCATCTCTTATAATGATATGTTTTTCATGCTCTCGAACGTACTTACTGCGCTTTTTATAGGATACAGCGCTAAATGGGGACTCTCTCTTGAAATCATAACAGTGACTTTGGGATGCGGATTTGTACTGACTGCAGCGTATTATCTTTGGTTCAAAAAGCGGTATTTACAATAGATTTTTTTAAACAATCAGAGGTCAACGCCTAACAAATAATGGATTTTTTATTATTGCGAACCCAAACTTTACGATTTAATCAAAAGTTTTAATTATTTCTTTTACCTTTGGCAGTATTGTGCCATTTCTTGACGAGGTATTTATCATATTTATGTTAATATTCTAAAAATTTACTACGGAGAAACAAAATATGGATATTTCAAAAATCGGTCAT
It contains:
- a CDS encoding MFS transporter, with amino-acid sequence MNYLKTLKHPVVGRLSFIQLISYFGTWFSQVAIFSMLVGFGADEITIAITAAASMLPAVILAPLTGIIIDRIDFKKLMFLLLIVEIVMTLCFMAINSLEYVWILMLLIFTRSAAASMLFSAEMTLFSKILEGKMLKNTNEIHSIIWSFCYASGMAVGGLTTHLMGHDTAFLIDATLYLFAIFLLSGLKLSLIKIVHFDSNWTMFKKGFYYLITQKKILHLIFLHASLGLTSFDALVTLLADLRYKEIIAVPLAIGWINATRAAALIVGPFFIGKWISKDTLHYFFILQSLGIMLWALFEFHFYLSLAGMFVTGFFTTTLWSYTYLLIQEETEKPFLGRIISYNDMFFMLSNVLTALFIGYSAKWGLSLEIITVTLGCGFVLTAAYYLWFKKRYLQ